In Caldisalinibacter kiritimatiensis, the genomic stretch TATTTGTTAAGTTCTCATTTATATCAATTTCAACAATTTTAGTAGGTTTATTTCGTATATAATTTTTATTTAATTCCTTTGCTAAAGCAGGTTCGATGCCTCCAAGATAAATATAACAATCTAAATTTTTATTAAAGAATTGACCAAATAATCCATACTCTAAATAAATATCACAAGCATTTTTTAAATGAGCTTTACATGCACTAATATCTTCTAAACAGTATAATAATTCAGCTAAGTATAAATTTATTGATTGAATTTCTGGTATATGTTTTATTATTTGTAATTCTTGAAGTTTTTGAATCAATATATCCTTTGATATAATTTCGCTAAACCCTTTAAGTTTCAACTCTGTCAAGGTTTCTAATATAAACGTAGGAATTGAATCTGGATTCAACTGAAACGCCAGTTCTAATTCCTCTATCCATTTCTTTTTTGGTTTCTGTTTTAATGCTAACGCATTTTTTATTTTCATTGTTGTAAGCAAATATTTAATTTGAGGATAATGTAAATTTTTGAAGATATATTCCAAATCTTCTATTATCTCAATCATATCTGCTTTATCATTTATTATTTTATAGCAATCAAACAAATATTTTTCTACAAGTCCGTGCATATGAACAAGCTTAAGGCTATCGATTCCAGATTTAGCTTCTTTCAAAGTTTCAATAGCTAAAGATATTTTATTCATTTCATAATAGCACATACCCATTGGTAGTTTTACTACTTTAATGTAATTTGCTATTTCTGATTCTTGTGAGCTATTAAGCATTCAGAAGTTTCGCATCTAAAAGATTTTAATGGGCGCTAGCCCTCAAGAATAGATTGTT encodes the following:
- a CDS encoding response regulator transcription factor; protein product: MLNSSQESEIANYIKVVKLPMGMCYYEMNKISLAIETLKEAKSGIDSLKLVHMHGLVEKYLFDCYKIINDKADMIEIIEDLEYIFKNLHYPQIKYLLTTMKIKNALALKQKPKKKWIEELELAFQLNPDSIPTFILETLTELKLKGFSEIISKDILIQKLQELQIIKHIPEIQSINLYLAELLYCLEDISACKAHLKNACDIYLEYGLFGQFFNKNLDCYIYLGGIEPALAKELNKNYIRNKPTKIVEIDINENLTNRELEILQLIAKGKSNKEISKALFISIGTTKWHINNIFCKLGVNRRFHAVEKARKLNLIQ